From Spirosoma aerolatum, one genomic window encodes:
- a CDS encoding YqjF family protein gives MAKKRTFLRAEWRNLLMLNYEVDPAILIPHLPPATELDFWQGKALVSMVGFRFLETAVLGIKWPWHTNFDEVNLRFYVRHFDGQQWKRGVVFVSEIVPRPIIATVANVLYHERYRALPVRHTIQPLDAHSQSIQYEWKAKGRWNKLGATVSTDLQVMPPESAEAFIFEHYWGYNKLSDRSTHEYQVEHVSWQIADVHNAYLDADVAHLYGNEFVPFLAQPPHSAFYADGSPVSVRIAGKLHT, from the coding sequence ATGGCGAAGAAACGAACGTTTCTGCGAGCAGAGTGGCGTAATTTGTTGATGCTCAATTATGAAGTAGATCCAGCCATACTGATTCCGCATTTACCCCCAGCTACCGAGCTAGATTTCTGGCAGGGGAAGGCGTTGGTCAGTATGGTTGGCTTTCGATTTCTGGAAACGGCCGTTTTAGGAATAAAATGGCCCTGGCACACCAATTTTGATGAAGTTAATCTGCGTTTTTACGTTCGGCATTTCGATGGTCAGCAATGGAAACGGGGTGTTGTGTTCGTTAGCGAAATCGTGCCCAGACCTATCATCGCTACTGTAGCCAATGTACTCTATCATGAGCGCTACCGGGCGCTACCTGTACGCCATACTATCCAGCCACTTGATGCTCATTCTCAGTCTATTCAATACGAGTGGAAAGCCAAAGGCCGCTGGAATAAACTGGGTGCAACGGTGAGTACTGATTTACAGGTTATGCCGCCGGAGAGTGCCGAAGCGTTTATTTTTGAACATTACTGGGGGTATAACAAACTGAGCGACCGGAGTACTCATGAGTATCAGGTCGAGCACGTTTCCTGGCAAATTGCCGATGTTCATAATGCCTATCTGGATGCTGATGTCGCCCACTTATACGGGAACGAATTCGTTCCCTTTCTAGCTCAACCTCCACATTCAGCCTTTTATGCCGATGGTTCGCCTGTTTCGGTCCGAATTGCCGGTAAACTCCATACATAA
- a CDS encoding GyrI-like domain-containing protein, protein MTTQLSIPEHALAITETQPFTALGFTTRATLQTLSQHAPGVADSLYKEANLLGLTVTGPIHWLYTDVNGDETHEFQLEIVLPIAQPGAPSDHFFYKDYPSFRCAAYTYTGPWSDFGAVYDALFGQFYRNGYQNDGRVREVYTVVDLQNQANCVTEIQIGL, encoded by the coding sequence ATGACAACGCAACTGTCGATACCCGAACATGCACTGGCGATTACCGAAACACAGCCCTTCACCGCCCTTGGCTTCACCACCCGCGCGACCCTACAAACCCTCTCGCAGCATGCACCTGGGGTAGCCGATAGTTTATACAAGGAAGCGAACCTGTTGGGTTTGACAGTCACTGGCCCAATTCATTGGCTTTACACCGATGTCAACGGCGACGAAACCCATGAATTCCAGTTAGAGATTGTCTTGCCCATTGCGCAACCGGGAGCCCCATCCGACCACTTTTTCTACAAAGACTATCCTTCCTTTCGATGTGCCGCGTACACCTATACGGGTCCCTGGAGCGATTTTGGTGCGGTATATGATGCGCTATTCGGTCAGTTTTATCGGAACGGTTATCAGAACGATGGGCGCGTTCGTGAGGTGTACACGGTTGTCGACCTTCAGAATCAGGCCAACTGCGTAACCGAGATTCAGATTGGCCTTTAG
- a CDS encoding TonB-dependent receptor gives MKQVCTNSFLQLCLLILLNSSVVWAQNHTIKGTVLLADGTPGALATIQVIDAPKGTTTDEKGHFTLSELAPGKYHLQISMIGYATLQQAIMLRDNQPVQFTVRLQPATSQLNEVIVTGQYEPQSLKKSVYNVRVIDSERIRLRAATNVMGVLNNELGFRFSNDLTLGTTDVQLMGMSGRNVKILLDGLPMVDRGDTRESLNQIDINSIERIEIVEGPMSVSYGSDALAGVVNIITKKPGRERLSVTARIQEETAGKEYNVLTNQGLHIQNAGITWQKKGWNASAGVTNNTFGGWQGLSEGRVKDWLPKNQLFGHGKIGYRTEHLNIYYRLDALKEDLLSQGAENSNTHQARDQKYITNRYVHQLQSDWKVTDRLQFNGQASLTDYQRRTQTTILDVTTNRRTLSLGQGEQDVATFTSQTYRATATYKVSPVVSLQPGIDINRDAASGDRILGSPGINDYAFFVSSTLNPSTRISIRPGLRFIKNSVYEAPPVIPSLNTKFALTPTLDLRLAYARGFRSPALRELYFNFFDASHSIRGNPNLKAENSNSFNGSLVWQAMPKAKSTLGFFYNDFNNLITYGIDPSDPRITTNINIDRFKTMGVTLENVFSWKALQATVGFSYIGRYNNLLTGTDTTTYVEGKLPTFIWSPEVNTNLTYTLKKLGTKVSLFYKYTGKRPSYLATATADGHVSAVLTEIAAFHWADLTLTKPITSYLTLTTGAKNLFNITRLSNTSTDTGGAHSSGGPSPVSYERSYFLGLSFQWSKN, from the coding sequence ATGAAACAAGTCTGTACGAATAGCTTTCTTCAATTGTGCTTGCTGATCTTATTAAACTCATCTGTAGTCTGGGCGCAGAACCATACGATCAAGGGTACTGTCTTACTGGCCGACGGTACGCCGGGCGCATTAGCTACTATTCAGGTTATTGACGCTCCCAAAGGCACGACAACCGACGAAAAAGGACATTTTACCTTATCGGAACTCGCTCCGGGGAAATATCATCTTCAAATTTCAATGATAGGCTATGCAACGCTGCAACAGGCTATTATGCTACGAGACAATCAGCCCGTTCAATTCACGGTTAGACTACAACCTGCTACCAGCCAGTTGAATGAAGTTATCGTGACTGGACAGTATGAACCCCAATCACTGAAGAAATCGGTGTACAATGTCCGGGTGATTGATAGTGAACGCATTCGTTTGCGGGCGGCAACGAATGTGATGGGCGTTCTGAATAACGAACTGGGCTTCCGATTTTCCAACGACCTTACCTTAGGCACTACCGATGTACAACTGATGGGGATGTCGGGCCGCAACGTCAAAATCTTGCTGGATGGCCTCCCTATGGTTGACCGGGGCGATACACGGGAAAGCCTAAATCAGATCGACATCAACAGCATCGAGCGGATCGAAATTGTCGAAGGCCCTATGTCGGTTTCGTATGGCTCCGATGCGCTGGCGGGGGTTGTCAATATTATCACCAAAAAACCAGGCCGCGAACGGCTAAGTGTTACCGCACGCATTCAGGAAGAGACAGCCGGTAAAGAGTACAACGTACTCACCAACCAGGGACTACACATCCAGAATGCTGGAATTACCTGGCAAAAGAAAGGCTGGAACGCATCGGCCGGAGTCACCAATAATACGTTTGGTGGCTGGCAAGGTCTATCGGAAGGACGAGTAAAAGACTGGCTACCCAAAAATCAGCTGTTTGGTCATGGGAAAATTGGTTATCGTACCGAACACCTCAATATCTATTACCGGCTGGATGCGCTCAAAGAAGACTTACTGAGCCAGGGGGCTGAAAATAGCAACACCCATCAGGCTCGCGACCAGAAATACATCACCAATCGATATGTTCATCAACTACAGAGCGACTGGAAAGTAACCGATCGGCTTCAGTTCAATGGGCAGGCTTCGCTTACGGATTATCAGCGCCGTACACAAACGACTATTCTGGATGTAACGACCAATCGGCGCACACTTTCATTGGGACAGGGCGAGCAGGATGTTGCCACGTTTACCAGTCAAACGTACCGGGCAACGGCTACCTATAAGGTTTCACCAGTCGTTTCACTACAACCCGGAATCGATATAAATCGGGATGCCGCTTCAGGAGACCGGATTTTAGGATCACCAGGCATCAACGATTATGCCTTTTTTGTGTCATCGACACTCAATCCAAGTACTCGCATCAGTATCCGTCCGGGCCTGCGGTTCATCAAAAATTCGGTTTACGAGGCTCCTCCGGTTATTCCTTCACTCAACACCAAATTTGCCCTTACCCCCACACTGGATTTGCGTTTAGCCTATGCACGCGGTTTTCGCTCACCCGCTCTACGAGAATTGTATTTCAATTTCTTCGACGCCAGCCACTCCATCCGAGGCAATCCGAATCTGAAAGCCGAAAACTCGAACAGTTTCAACGGATCGCTGGTCTGGCAGGCGATGCCGAAAGCCAAATCGACACTGGGCTTTTTTTATAACGATTTTAATAACCTGATCACTTATGGAATCGATCCCAGCGACCCTCGCATTACGACAAACATCAATATTGACCGATTCAAAACAATGGGCGTTACGCTGGAAAACGTCTTTTCCTGGAAGGCACTTCAGGCAACAGTAGGTTTTTCATACATCGGTCGGTACAACAATCTACTCACCGGAACAGATACCACGACCTATGTAGAAGGCAAGCTACCCACGTTCATCTGGTCGCCGGAAGTCAATACGAATCTGACCTATACACTGAAAAAACTCGGTACGAAAGTCAGCCTTTTCTATAAATACACGGGCAAACGACCCAGCTACCTGGCAACCGCCACTGCCGACGGTCATGTTTCGGCAGTATTGACCGAAATAGCCGCTTTCCACTGGGCCGATCTTACCCTGACCAAGCCCATTACCAGCTACCTGACACTGACTACGGGGGCCAAAAATCTCTTCAACATTACCCGCCTGTCGAACACCTCAACCGACACGGGTGGCGCCCATAGTTCGGGCGGACCATCGCCTGTCAGCTACGAACGTTCCTACTTCCTGGGCCTTAGTTTTCAATGGTCTAAAAACTAA
- a CDS encoding heme/hemin ABC transporter substrate-binding protein, with translation MKQLPYVILCLGCLLGILASHQAVSMPENPKDDPIRIVSLDGTVSEILCDLGLQAHLVGVDVTSTYPESLQKLPKVGHNRNISAEGVISLKPTLVLTSQNAGTKPEVIDQIRSAGIKVITFGQDYSIAGAKKLIQDVANTCQVPSRAKPLIKKLDTDLAQVKKATGNPKVLFIYARGTGTMMVSGRGTQVDKMIELAGGTNAASDFENYKPLTAEALVTANPDVILLFDSGLESLGGAAGLQKVQGITQTNAGKAGHIIGMDGHLLSGFSPRLGKALQELAQKISQKPKA, from the coding sequence ATGAAACAACTACCCTATGTCATACTCTGCCTCGGTTGTTTGCTGGGAATTTTAGCCAGCCACCAGGCCGTATCAATGCCTGAAAACCCAAAAGACGACCCCATTCGGATTGTTTCGCTGGATGGCACAGTCAGTGAAATTCTGTGCGATCTGGGTCTACAGGCACATCTGGTTGGTGTTGATGTAACCAGCACCTATCCCGAATCCTTGCAGAAACTCCCGAAAGTCGGCCATAATCGGAACATATCGGCCGAAGGGGTTATCTCGCTGAAACCAACTCTTGTCCTGACGTCGCAAAATGCAGGTACTAAACCCGAAGTGATCGATCAGATCAGATCGGCGGGCATCAAGGTGATTACGTTTGGACAGGACTATAGCATTGCCGGAGCGAAAAAACTGATTCAGGATGTAGCCAATACCTGTCAGGTTCCTTCGCGCGCCAAACCCCTGATCAAAAAACTAGATACTGATCTGGCGCAGGTCAAAAAAGCGACCGGCAATCCGAAAGTCCTGTTCATTTATGCCCGGGGAACAGGCACCATGATGGTCTCAGGTCGGGGAACACAGGTCGATAAAATGATTGAATTGGCCGGAGGGACCAATGCCGCATCCGACTTCGAGAATTACAAGCCCCTCACTGCCGAAGCCCTCGTAACGGCCAACCCCGATGTTATTCTGCTATTCGACAGTGGTCTTGAAAGCCTGGGCGGAGCAGCTGGCTTGCAAAAAGTGCAGGGTATTACGCAGACGAATGCGGGTAAGGCCGGACACATCATCGGCATGGATGGGCACTTGCTAAGTGGGTTTTCCCCACGTTTAGGTAAAGCGCTACAGGAATTAGCCCAGAAAATCAGTCAAAAACCTAAGGCCTAA
- a CDS encoding sensor histidine kinase: MKLKSMGGLTSTYFIVLLVFVGLNGGIASAQSFKFADTHPITNPDSLEHWLVLNPTPSLNRLRNLIVLERTYCWEYHDKVGKYLPEISRLTKLYHDRTADAAYQYLRAFAHYYLDYRGQTTLYANQALQIFQELGDQSGLLNTYGLLVLINVKNYQYKVHSKTQVSKEYLAQIDQILATTHDPHDLLVAKLVYIWDRAILTEKGIALMQQTLDQAFEIINKNPSCSYARVQFSRLQAHCYYLHGQYNLAYEQSKQLIRQLKPAQFWEMTVVSQNLAGYCYKLRRTDEGIALCQNVITLLSQTKPVKHHIPIKDTYDKYRQLLMQKGDYVEANRLADSIQHYNDRILLAENDEKMLELEARYEDQRKQQQILYLQQQQQQTRLLLLIVAAVLVIVGFLLYRLYQANNQLKALNKSRERFFSIIAHDLRRPMHAFQGMNELVSYYLKNQRYEAIEKLSQAIDEAGARIQLMLDNLLRWALAQRQELPYQPQLLLLAPKLREVVSLFESLPYSDSVVFTVRCSDRLQVYADPDALELILRNLVANALKAMDRQPGRLTIEATIQEASKVSIEVWDSGPGMSSAQLSSVRSVLAHPKDGQLSESNRGLGLILVSEFTHRNRGKIRVESSAEGGTRFTLVLPGNNYL; the protein is encoded by the coding sequence ATGAAACTCAAGTCTATGGGTGGATTAACCTCCACCTACTTCATAGTCCTCTTGGTTTTTGTAGGGTTAAATGGAGGGATTGCCAGCGCTCAGTCGTTCAAATTTGCTGATACCCACCCGATTACTAATCCAGATAGCCTGGAGCATTGGCTAGTGCTCAACCCTACCCCATCCTTGAATCGACTCAGGAACCTGATTGTACTAGAGCGTACGTACTGTTGGGAGTATCATGATAAGGTTGGGAAATACCTACCTGAGATTAGCCGCTTGACTAAATTATACCACGATCGGACGGCTGATGCAGCTTATCAATATCTCCGTGCCTTTGCCCATTACTATCTGGACTATCGTGGGCAAACGACGTTATACGCTAATCAGGCTCTCCAGATCTTTCAGGAACTTGGTGATCAATCGGGCCTCTTAAATACCTATGGTTTGTTAGTGCTTATTAATGTAAAAAACTATCAATATAAGGTGCACTCCAAGACGCAGGTCAGCAAGGAATATTTAGCCCAAATTGATCAGATTCTAGCTACTACCCACGATCCGCATGATCTTCTGGTGGCCAAATTGGTGTATATCTGGGATCGGGCTATACTGACTGAGAAGGGAATAGCCCTCATGCAACAAACCCTTGACCAAGCCTTCGAAATAATCAATAAGAATCCTTCCTGCAGCTATGCCCGTGTACAGTTTAGTCGCTTACAAGCTCATTGTTATTATTTGCATGGCCAGTATAACCTAGCCTATGAACAGAGTAAACAGCTTATTAGGCAGTTAAAGCCAGCTCAGTTCTGGGAAATGACAGTCGTAAGTCAAAATCTAGCGGGCTATTGTTATAAACTCAGGCGAACCGATGAGGGAATTGCCTTGTGCCAGAACGTGATAACGTTGCTTTCCCAAACTAAACCGGTTAAGCATCATATACCCATAAAAGATACCTATGACAAGTACCGGCAATTGTTAATGCAAAAGGGTGACTATGTTGAGGCCAATCGCCTGGCTGATAGCATTCAGCATTACAATGATCGGATTCTGTTGGCCGAGAATGACGAAAAGATGCTCGAACTGGAAGCCCGCTATGAAGACCAACGCAAACAGCAACAAATCCTTTATCTGCAACAACAACAGCAACAAACCCGACTCCTGCTGCTGATTGTAGCGGCTGTGCTGGTCATCGTTGGGTTTCTGTTATACCGACTCTATCAGGCCAATAACCAACTGAAAGCCCTCAATAAATCTCGAGAACGCTTCTTTAGCATCATCGCTCACGACCTGCGCCGACCCATGCATGCCTTCCAGGGGATGAACGAACTAGTGAGCTATTACCTGAAAAACCAGCGCTATGAGGCTATAGAAAAACTATCTCAGGCAATTGATGAAGCCGGAGCTCGCATCCAGCTTATGCTCGACAATTTGCTGCGCTGGGCTCTAGCCCAACGACAGGAGCTACCTTACCAACCACAACTGCTACTGTTGGCGCCCAAGCTGCGGGAAGTGGTGAGCCTGTTTGAGAGCCTGCCTTACTCTGATTCGGTTGTCTTTACTGTGCGTTGCTCCGACCGGCTTCAGGTGTATGCCGACCCCGATGCGCTGGAGTTAATTTTACGGAACCTGGTGGCCAATGCGCTTAAGGCGATGGATCGGCAACCAGGTCGACTTACGATTGAGGCTACTATTCAGGAGGCCTCCAAGGTCAGTATTGAGGTATGGGATTCGGGACCCGGAATGAGCTCCGCCCAGTTATCGTCGGTACGGTCGGTATTGGCGCATCCTAAGGATGGTCAGTTGAGTGAATCCAATCGGGGTTTAGGATTAATTCTAGTGAGTGAGTTTACGCATCGAAATCGAGGAAAGATCAGGGTGGAGAGTTCGGCGGAGGGTGGCACTCGGTTCACCCTCGTATTACCGGGTAACAACTACCTCTAA
- a CDS encoding HmuY family protein, with the protein MKKVLGFVFLITVSALNACKESDPPLPDNLVQFESTEQGMDAATQSSTIKLKLSRAVDAATPITVQVTPTGITYGTQFTTTPAITNNTLSLTVPAGSSETSFTITKANSIFLSGTETIDFAITSAGNPVLVGTTKSLKVKFTSIISTGTTLTLDGGTGGSSAVNSVFVDLSNNAATSIRRDSWDLGFYSGADFRVILNNTTGAAAIALAKNDLAQVTAADTAGLSLSVGNFDPAGLKWVDDVSGDLTKTVIASISATDADNKVYIINRGTSGSTPAKGWVKVRILRNGTTGYTLQYAGIKETTFKTVSITKDDAYNFKYISFTTGTVVDVEPAKARWDIEWSGGIYKTSDGTNDIPYYFADQVYINVLGGVTAAEILTSTVSYDAYADSNIATTTFKNDKYVIGSNWRVASQTSTGVRTDRFYVVKDAAGNVYKIKFISFASQDGGERGKPKFEFKLVKKVS; encoded by the coding sequence ATGAAAAAAGTCCTTGGCTTCGTATTCCTTATAACGGTTAGTGCCTTAAATGCCTGTAAAGAAAGCGACCCTCCGCTACCCGACAATCTGGTGCAGTTTGAAAGTACCGAACAGGGTATGGATGCAGCTACACAATCGTCAACCATTAAGCTGAAGCTGTCTCGGGCGGTCGATGCGGCTACCCCCATAACTGTTCAGGTAACCCCCACTGGCATCACCTATGGCACTCAGTTTACGACCACCCCGGCCATCACCAACAATACCTTGTCGTTGACTGTACCAGCCGGAAGCAGTGAAACCTCGTTTACAATTACTAAAGCCAATTCAATTTTTCTGAGCGGTACAGAAACCATCGATTTTGCCATTACTTCGGCTGGTAACCCGGTTTTGGTCGGCACGACGAAATCCCTCAAGGTTAAATTCACATCCATCATATCAACAGGTACTACGCTCACACTCGATGGTGGTACAGGAGGCTCCAGTGCTGTTAACTCCGTATTTGTGGATTTAAGTAATAATGCGGCTACTTCCATCCGGCGGGACAGTTGGGATTTGGGCTTTTATTCCGGTGCCGATTTCCGCGTGATTCTGAACAATACGACCGGAGCAGCGGCTATTGCCCTGGCCAAAAATGACTTGGCCCAGGTGACGGCTGCCGACACGGCTGGCTTATCATTGAGCGTAGGAAACTTTGATCCGGCTGGTTTGAAATGGGTCGACGATGTATCGGGCGATCTTACCAAAACGGTTATTGCGAGCATTTCGGCTACCGATGCCGATAACAAAGTGTATATCATCAATCGGGGCACCAGCGGATCAACACCTGCCAAGGGCTGGGTAAAAGTTCGGATACTTCGGAACGGAACAACAGGTTATACGCTACAATATGCAGGTATCAAAGAGACGACCTTTAAGACCGTGTCGATTACAAAAGATGACGCGTATAACTTCAAGTATATATCATTCACAACGGGCACAGTAGTCGATGTTGAACCGGCAAAAGCACGTTGGGATATTGAATGGAGTGGTGGGATCTACAAAACCAGCGATGGCACCAATGATATCCCCTACTACTTTGCTGATCAGGTCTATATCAACGTCTTAGGTGGAGTTACGGCGGCCGAAATCCTTACCAGTACGGTTTCGTATGATGCCTACGCTGACAGCAATATTGCCACCACTACCTTCAAGAATGACAAATACGTGATTGGTTCAAACTGGCGCGTAGCGAGCCAAACCTCAACGGGTGTTCGAACCGACCGATTCTATGTGGTGAAGGACGCTGCGGGCAACGTTTACAAGATCAAGTTTATCAGCTTCGCTTCACAGGATGGTGGCGAACGCGGCAAGCCCAAATTCGAATTCAAGCTGGTTAAAAAAGTTTCTTAA
- a CDS encoding Gfo/Idh/MocA family protein encodes MKKQSSTSRRDFLRNLGAGASALSLPMLGYADNEFVKNESSGLYSLRPNALGQPGRKLGIALVGLGYYSTNLLAPALQQTQNCRLAGIVTGTPSKAEQWMQKYNIPKANVYDYKTFDRIADNKDIDVVYVVLPNSMHEEYVIRAAKAGKHVICEKPMAITAKECQNMIDACKKANKQLAIGYRLHYEPFTKEVMRLGQEKVFGAVKFIESSDGFRSGDPNQWRLKKSMAGGGPLMDVGIYAVQGARYVTGEEPISVTAQFAPKTDPQKFKDVEETMFWQFEFPGGAVSNSTTSYAAGVERLYASCEKGWFELSPAFGYGPLKGRTSKGPIEQPVVNHQAAHMDGVCKDLLDGKKLPDHVTGEEGLRDVRLLQAIYQAAETGRKINLKA; translated from the coding sequence ATGAAAAAGCAATCCTCTACTTCCCGACGAGATTTTCTACGCAACTTAGGTGCCGGGGCATCGGCGCTCTCGCTTCCAATGCTCGGTTATGCCGATAATGAATTTGTAAAAAACGAATCCAGTGGCCTGTATTCATTACGGCCAAACGCTTTGGGACAGCCCGGCCGCAAACTAGGAATTGCCCTGGTTGGGCTCGGCTATTACAGCACCAATCTTCTGGCACCAGCATTGCAGCAGACTCAAAACTGCCGTTTAGCCGGAATAGTAACGGGTACTCCTTCAAAAGCCGAGCAATGGATGCAGAAGTACAACATCCCCAAAGCGAATGTGTACGACTATAAAACCTTTGATCGTATTGCCGACAATAAAGATATTGATGTAGTGTACGTGGTGCTTCCTAACTCAATGCACGAAGAATATGTAATACGGGCAGCGAAGGCGGGCAAACACGTCATTTGTGAAAAACCCATGGCGATTACCGCTAAAGAATGTCAGAATATGATTGATGCCTGTAAGAAGGCAAACAAACAACTGGCTATTGGCTATCGGCTTCACTATGAGCCCTTTACCAAAGAAGTGATGCGACTAGGACAGGAAAAAGTATTTGGCGCCGTTAAATTCATCGAAAGTAGCGACGGGTTCCGCAGTGGCGATCCGAACCAGTGGCGGCTGAAGAAAAGCATGGCCGGGGGTGGCCCACTTATGGATGTAGGCATCTATGCCGTACAGGGCGCCCGCTATGTGACGGGAGAAGAACCGATCTCCGTAACGGCTCAATTTGCCCCAAAAACTGATCCACAGAAGTTTAAGGATGTTGAGGAAACTATGTTCTGGCAGTTTGAATTTCCGGGAGGTGCCGTTTCAAACTCCACCACCAGTTATGCGGCCGGTGTTGAACGGCTCTATGCTTCCTGTGAGAAAGGCTGGTTCGAATTATCGCCCGCTTTTGGCTACGGCCCGCTGAAAGGTCGCACCAGCAAAGGACCGATTGAACAACCTGTGGTAAATCACCAGGCAGCGCACATGGACGGCGTTTGCAAAGACCTTCTGGACGGCAAAAAATTACCCGATCACGTTACCGGCGAAGAAGGGCTACGCGATGTCCGGTTGTTACAGGCCATTTATCAGGCTGCCGAAACAGGCCGAAAGATCAACCTGAAAGCGTAA